In Apis mellifera strain DH4 linkage group LG1, Amel_HAv3.1, whole genome shotgun sequence, the sequence aaattattaatcccaTCATGATATATGATCAAGTTAACAGGGAAATCTACCATATCGATATTtagataaatcattaaaagcaaattttaaaaacttagtttattttgtttgcatagagctatatttttattatgaataaatatttagcgcaaatatcataaaatatcttagagataaatatcttataatattcgtatatataaatacatctaatttaaatttgttatacataaattatacattattaaattcattaaagaatttttacatttgtgtatatattatactatattatcttTCTTGCAGCAgcagaatacaaaaaaaatcattttcttgaaaatgagATAATGAGATTTTCTTTCACATGAAGATTTCAATGCTattatcttccttttttttttcatactttctttttaaaattttacttttcgatGATACAATTTACGAAATATAGATGTCGCAATAAACGTATATTGTTTTGTAACGCCATCTTTCTCTATGATAGGGAATTTCTTTGACAAAACTGACAATATAGTTACAGAATAACATTACATCTAATCGGAGACGAAAGAGTGCttgatttgagaaaatttgtgaggttatttttatatagtgtCTTGAACTGTAATCTCAAATCATTaagtaagtatattttatttagttattaaattataaaataattataaaattattattctaatttttctaaaagtgtcttattgtcattatttccaaatttcagTTACAAAATGAAGAGATCGCGTTCTACTCGAGACAAAGATAATTATGAACATCATAGACATTCTAGAGAAGATTATAATCGAGATCGAAATAGTGAACGTAACCGTGATCGAAGTCGAGATCGAGATCGCAATCgtgatcgttattattatgatgATAGAAGTAATAAAAAGGACCTTTCTTATAAGAGACATCATGATTTTGATGAATCTAGTAAAGAAATACAATCACATGATCGAcacaaattaaagaaaacaagagattatgaaaaggaaaatagaaaaaaaacagaagaaagtaaaattacaaataaagaaatggaaaataaaaaagaaacaaatgctTCTGATGCGATTGAAAGACAAAATAGAACTGTTGAATTATTAACATCAAGAACAGGTGGTGCATATATACCACCTGCAAAATTACGTTTAATGCAGGCAGAAATAACTGATAAATCAGGAGCTGCATATCAACGTATTGCATGGGAAGctcttaaaaaatctatacatGGTTAcattaataaagttaatgtTAGTAATATTGGACTTATAACTCGAgaacttttaaaagaaaatattgttagaGGTAGAGGATTACTTGCTAGATCTATCATACAAGCACAAGCAGCATCACCTACATTTACGTCTGTTTATGCAGCTCTCACagcaattattaattctaaatttccaaatattggagaattaatattgaaacgtcttataatacaattcaaaCGTGGTTTTAGAAGAAATGATAAACCTCTTTGCATATCTTCTGGAACATTTATAGCACACTTGGTAAATCAAAGAGTAGCTCATGAAATTGTagcattagaaattttaactttgttAGTGGAAACACCAACAGATGATTCTGTAGAAGTTGcaattgcatttttaaaagaatgtgGAATGAAATTGACAGAAGTTTCAAGAAAGGGTATTGAAGctatatttgaaatgttacgaaatatattacatgaaGGACAATTAGATAAACGAGTTCAATACATGATTGAAGTAATGTTTCAAGTGCGAAAAGATGGATTTAAAGACCACGAAGCTGTTGCAGAAGAACTTGATCTtgtggaagaagaaaatcaatttactcatttaataacattagatGAAGCAACTGATTCTCAAGATATattgaatgtttttaaatttgatggagaatatataaataatgaagataaataCAAACAATTGAGTAAAGAGATATTAGGTTCAGATATTAGTGATtcagaaaatgaagaagaagatgatgaagaagaaagttCTGATGAAGATAGTAG encodes:
- the LOC724331 gene encoding pre-mRNA-splicing factor CWC22 homolog, coding for MKRSRSTRDKDNYEHHRHSREDYNRDRNSERNRDRSRDRDRNRDRYYYDDRSNKKDLSYKRHHDFDESSKEIQSHDRHKLKKTRDYEKENRKKTEESKITNKEMENKKETNASDAIERQNRTVELLTSRTGGAYIPPAKLRLMQAEITDKSGAAYQRIAWEALKKSIHGYINKVNVSNIGLITRELLKENIVRGRGLLARSIIQAQAASPTFTSVYAALTAIINSKFPNIGELILKRLIIQFKRGFRRNDKPLCISSGTFIAHLVNQRVAHEIVALEILTLLVETPTDDSVEVAIAFLKECGMKLTEVSRKGIEAIFEMLRNILHEGQLDKRVQYMIEVMFQVRKDGFKDHEAVAEELDLVEEENQFTHLITLDEATDSQDILNVFKFDGEYINNEDKYKQLSKEILGSDISDSENEEEDDEEESSDEDSSTAATEGKEGVIVDNTETNLTALRRTIYLTIHSSLDFEECAHKLMKMQLKPGQETELCHMFLDCCAEMRTYEKFFGLLAGRFCAINKIYVTPFEQIFQDSYHTIHRLDTNKLRNVSKFFAHLLFTDSISWEVLSCIKLTEEDTTSSNRIFIKILFQELSEYMGLSKLNQRVKDITLQHAFEGLFPRDDPKNTRFAINFFTSIGLGGLTDDLREHLKSHPKPVIIPTLEHKSESASHSSPDSSSSSSSITSSSSSSSSSDSDDSDESSDEKLKKEKKKLNKERKKKKMIKENKKKYKKKEKSKKVKKLK